The DNA sequence CATGCTTGAACTTCGATTTTAGAGATTTCTGGAACCAGAAGCGCTGCTTAAATTTGAGTTACGATGAATGCGTGATAAAATTTTGGGTATTTGTCAAGTGCGCTATTGTGATCAGATCACCCATTTGTAGACTGCGGCTCTACTGTGAAGCCTGTGATATCTTTCAGCTTGATTCGCTTTTATATCTTTGCTCTATGAAAGAAGTCCAAGAACTTGATATTTTTACTGGATATGGAATCCTGCAGTGTCCAATTTATTGTGGTATACCCACTTACGTTGACGCATTTATACAGGGCGTTGATAGTCTGGTTGTGTTGCAACCCTTGGCAAGCTTTTCAAACCTCAAGACCCTAAATTTGGTTGGGGTCCTGTTTGATGATTCTGATATAGCTGAGAACGTGTTCAGTGATTGTAGTGTTCTTGAGACTTTATCGCTGGAATATTGTTGTTTTGAGACAATAGACTATCTCAAGATTTCTGTCAATAAGCTTAGGACTTTGAACTTTGTAAATAATGGCCCTTATTGGTGGGATCATACGTGCATGTTCGACGGTGAGCTGGAACTTCATACTCCGAACCTTGTATCTTTCCGGTATATCGGGCCAGTGCTACATCTCAGGAAATCATCGGATATGCTATTTTTGAAGAATGCCTCCATTGAGCTCCGATATCAAAATACACCAGGGGACTTAGGTGCTATGGTTTTCGGTATTCGCCATGTCCAGGAGTTATCAGTGTCGCCAAATTTTGTCACGGTATGTGTAGATTAAATAGTATggtaat is a window from the Salvia hispanica cultivar TCC Black 2014 chromosome 1, UniMelb_Shisp_WGS_1.0, whole genome shotgun sequence genome containing:
- the LOC125201498 gene encoding F-box/LRR-repeat protein At1g55660-like isoform X2, with amino-acid sequence MEISTKNINWTQTENDRIIEQECHDRLSSLPTEILDHILSFLSMNEVVKTSVLSRKWRYFWHSTPCLNFDFRDFWNQKRCLNLSYDECVIKFWVFVKCAIVIRSPICRLRLYCEACDIFQLDSLLYLCSMKEVQELDIFTGYGILQCPIYCGIPTYVDAFIQGVDSLVVLQPLASFSNLKTLNLVGVLFDDSDIAENVFSDCSVLETLSLEYCCFETIDYLKISVNKLRTLNFVNNGPYWWDHTCMFDGELELHTPNLVSFRYIGPVLHLRKSSDMLFLKNASIELRYQNTPGDLGAMVFGIRHVQELSVSPNFVTCYSPGFRKNAGDFSPLDSLRTLKVYLEFEWDHLEGLIKLLQLSRNLETLCIRFTERPWKINWESRKIDFPMISHKLKEIDIFTGGDLKNLIELIRFFLENGKSLEKINITPKGEMLDPKEFYTLHNFQLACESVSISVGLASASGTINMFDLLVWKCGSGTAGQSIGYDR